From Streptosporangium album, the proteins below share one genomic window:
- a CDS encoding putative RNA methyltransferase — protein sequence MLADVVDFLICPVCGDEFSLGDRVLRCPQGHAFDVAKQGYVSLLTGSQAPGTADSTAMVAAREAFLGAGYFGPLAEAVAGACRTDAKVVADAGAGTGHYLARTLDRLPGAVGIALDVSKNAIRRAARAHPRLGAVVADVWRPLPVGDRTVDVILNVFAPRNGAEFARVLRDDGVLVVVTPTSRHLEPLVERLGLLSVDESKERRVAESLGGHFAETGQSVHEFGMALGHQAVEAVVGMGPSAWHTEQEGMRRKIMELPKTSYVTASFRMSTFQHLS from the coding sequence ATGCTGGCTGACGTCGTCGACTTCCTCATCTGTCCGGTCTGCGGTGATGAGTTCAGCCTGGGCGACCGGGTTCTCCGATGCCCGCAGGGCCATGCCTTTGATGTTGCCAAACAGGGATATGTCAGCCTCCTGACCGGTTCCCAGGCCCCCGGTACGGCGGACAGCACGGCGATGGTGGCGGCGAGGGAGGCGTTTCTGGGAGCGGGGTATTTCGGTCCCCTCGCGGAGGCGGTCGCCGGCGCCTGCCGTACCGACGCGAAGGTGGTCGCGGACGCGGGCGCGGGGACCGGGCACTACCTCGCCCGGACGCTCGACCGGCTCCCGGGAGCAGTCGGGATCGCGCTCGACGTGTCCAAAAACGCGATCAGGCGGGCCGCGCGGGCGCATCCCCGGCTCGGGGCGGTGGTGGCCGATGTGTGGAGGCCCCTGCCCGTCGGGGACCGGACGGTGGATGTGATCCTCAACGTGTTCGCGCCCCGCAACGGTGCGGAGTTCGCCCGGGTGCTCCGCGACGACGGCGTGCTGGTCGTGGTCACGCCCACGTCGCGGCATCTCGAACCGTTGGTGGAGCGGCTGGGACTGCTCTCGGTGGACGAGTCGAAGGAACGACGGGTGGCGGAGAGCCTGGGCGGTCACTTCGCCGAGACCGGGCAGAGCGTTCACGAGTTCGGGATGGCGCTGGGGCATCAGGCGGTCGAGGCCGTCGTGGGGATGGGGCCGAGCGCCTGGCATACCGAGCAAGAAGGTATGCGAAGAAAAATAATGGAACTACCGAAAACAAGTTATGTGACCGCTTCTTTCCGCATGTCTACATTTCAACACCTCTCCTGA
- a CDS encoding alpha/beta fold hydrolase: MTQFFSAAGTSLHYELRGEGPLLVCQPGGPARPASYLDTLGGLERHRTLLLLDPRGVGGSDPAEDYGFAALAEDLEALRLHLGVDGFDLLGHSAGALPAVLHAARRPGRVRRLVLLTPTRRPIPPQDGEPGRAALARELFDGEPWLDGALAALEKAPTASDDEFPSLARQFTPVFYGRWDAAAQAHAFRPDDCDSAPEAAAGFGASPFDPASLSAITAPVTVLAGDRDVSVGLAAPAVWASWLPGATLEWLPGCGHFPWLENPAGVSRAILTALGTPSDPDASAM; the protein is encoded by the coding sequence ATGACACAATTTTTCTCGGCTGCGGGAACCTCCCTCCATTACGAACTGCGCGGCGAGGGCCCGCTGCTCGTCTGCCAGCCCGGCGGCCCCGCCCGCCCGGCGTCATACCTGGACACCCTCGGCGGCCTGGAGCGACACCGCACCCTGCTCCTGCTCGACCCGCGCGGTGTCGGCGGTTCGGATCCGGCCGAGGACTACGGCTTCGCCGCTCTGGCCGAGGACCTGGAGGCGCTCCGCCTTCACCTGGGCGTCGACGGCTTCGACCTGCTGGGCCACTCGGCAGGGGCGCTCCCCGCGGTCCTCCACGCCGCCCGCCGTCCCGGACGGGTGCGACGCCTGGTCCTGCTCACCCCGACCCGCCGCCCGATCCCTCCCCAGGACGGGGAGCCCGGCCGTGCCGCCCTCGCCCGCGAGCTCTTCGACGGCGAGCCCTGGCTCGACGGCGCCCTCGCCGCCCTGGAGAAGGCCCCCACCGCGTCCGATGACGAGTTTCCCTCTCTGGCCAGGCAGTTCACCCCGGTGTTCTACGGCCGCTGGGACGCCGCCGCTCAGGCTCACGCCTTCCGCCCGGACGACTGCGACTCCGCCCCCGAAGCGGCGGCGGGCTTCGGCGCGTCCCCGTTCGACCCGGCCTCCCTGAGCGCGATCACCGCCCCGGTGACCGTCCTGGCCGGGGACCGCGATGTGAGCGTGGGACTGGCGGCTCCGGCCGTATGGGCGAGCTGGCTGCCCGGAGCCACGCTCGAATGGCTGCCCGGCTGCGGCCACTTCCCCTGGCTGGAGAACCCCGCCGGGGTCTCACGAGCGATCCTCACGGCACTCGGCACCCCGTCCGACCCCGATGCGAGTGCCATGTGA
- the rho gene encoding transcription termination factor Rho, whose product MTVETTTPRKRSRTPRPPRPRESDAYAGNESGPPARGGNDAPVETVTGLLDVRDKTGHIRTRGYLPGPDDVRVPHAQIRQYGLRPGDHVVATARRPYDRLDGVESVNGSAGWRQRPDFADMTPVHPRERLRLETESMTTRVVDLFAPIGKGQRGLIVAPPKAGKTMVLQDLAAAVTRNHPGCHLMVVLVGERPEEVTEMRESIHGEVAASTFDRPDRDHTALAELAVERAKRLAESGRDVVVLLDSLTRLARAYNNLAPGGGRTLAGGIDAAALLPPRRFFGAARNLRDGGSLTILATALVETGSRMDDTLFEEFKGTGNMELRLSRALADKRLYPAVDLDASGTRREEILLDPREHQLSWRLRRTLGGLEKQQALELLTDRLRETPSNAAFLQQVQQTA is encoded by the coding sequence ATGACCGTAGAAACCACCACCCCCAGAAAGCGTTCGCGCACCCCGCGTCCTCCGCGTCCTCGCGAGAGCGACGCCTACGCCGGGAACGAGAGCGGCCCTCCGGCCAGGGGCGGGAACGACGCCCCCGTCGAGACCGTGACCGGCCTCCTCGACGTCCGCGACAAGACCGGCCACATCCGCACCCGCGGTTACCTGCCCGGCCCGGACGACGTGCGCGTCCCCCACGCCCAGATCAGGCAGTACGGCCTGCGCCCCGGCGACCACGTCGTCGCCACCGCCCGCAGGCCGTACGACAGGCTGGACGGGGTCGAGAGCGTGAACGGCTCCGCCGGCTGGCGGCAGCGGCCCGACTTCGCCGACATGACGCCGGTCCACCCGCGCGAGCGGCTCCGCCTGGAGACCGAGTCGATGACCACCCGGGTCGTCGACCTGTTCGCACCGATCGGCAAGGGCCAGCGCGGTCTGATCGTCGCTCCGCCCAAGGCGGGCAAGACCATGGTCCTGCAGGACCTGGCCGCCGCGGTCACGCGCAACCACCCCGGCTGCCACCTCATGGTCGTGCTCGTCGGCGAGCGCCCCGAGGAGGTCACCGAGATGCGCGAGTCCATCCACGGCGAGGTGGCCGCGTCCACGTTCGACCGGCCCGACCGCGACCACACCGCGCTGGCCGAGCTCGCCGTCGAACGCGCCAAGCGCCTCGCCGAGAGCGGCCGCGACGTCGTCGTCCTGCTCGACTCCCTGACCCGCCTGGCCCGCGCCTACAACAACCTCGCGCCCGGCGGCGGACGCACCCTCGCCGGCGGCATCGACGCCGCCGCGCTGCTGCCCCCACGCCGCTTCTTCGGCGCCGCCCGCAACCTGCGCGACGGCGGCTCGCTGACCATCCTCGCCACCGCCCTGGTCGAGACCGGCTCCCGGATGGACGACACCCTCTTCGAGGAGTTCAAGGGCACCGGCAACATGGAGCTGCGCCTCAGCCGCGCCCTCGCCGACAAGCGCCTCTACCCGGCCGTCGATCTCGACGCCTCCGGCACCCGGCGCGAGGAGATCCTCCTCGACCCGCGTGAGCACCAACTCTCCTGGCGGCTCCGCCGTACCCTGGGCGGACTGGAGAAGCAGCAGGCTCTGGAGCTCCTCACCGACAGGCTCCGGGAGACTCCCTCCAACGCCGCATTCCTCCAGCAGGTCCAGCAGACCGCGTGA
- a CDS encoding MBL fold metallo-hydrolase: MPHQSITVAGVEVFPLCDAVGPMGDSIRRPMPEMFPGGCHGESDEWVLHFHCYLLRDAVGRTVLVDTGIGPESSPAASWAPVPGALGAELARVEVAPEEVDVVVITHLHSDHAGGAVIDGVPVFANARHVLQRAEIDTAAEGVLGHVVRPLGDRVQVVDGQADVLPGVRVFHTPGHTPGHQVVQVGDLVLTGDVVLHPVQLADPKVPYLYDTDPELAAATRVELLERVRAERGMIATAHFEEPFTRLR, encoded by the coding sequence ATGCCACACCAGTCCATAACAGTCGCGGGGGTCGAGGTGTTCCCGCTGTGTGACGCCGTAGGGCCGATGGGTGACTCGATCCGGCGCCCGATGCCGGAGATGTTCCCCGGGGGCTGTCACGGTGAGTCCGACGAGTGGGTCCTGCACTTCCACTGCTATCTGCTCCGTGACGCGGTGGGCAGGACCGTGCTTGTGGACACCGGGATCGGCCCGGAGAGCTCGCCCGCGGCGAGCTGGGCGCCGGTCCCCGGGGCGCTCGGTGCCGAGCTCGCGCGGGTGGAGGTGGCCCCCGAGGAGGTGGACGTGGTGGTCATCACGCACCTGCACAGCGACCACGCGGGTGGCGCGGTGATCGACGGCGTGCCCGTCTTCGCCAACGCCAGGCACGTTCTCCAGCGGGCCGAGATCGACACGGCCGCCGAGGGGGTCCTCGGCCATGTCGTCCGGCCGCTGGGCGACCGCGTGCAGGTGGTGGACGGTCAGGCGGACGTGCTCCCCGGCGTCCGGGTGTTCCACACGCCCGGGCACACCCCGGGCCACCAGGTCGTCCAGGTGGGAGATCTGGTGCTGACCGGCGACGTGGTGCTGCACCCGGTGCAGCTGGCCGACCCGAAGGTCCCCTATCTCTACGACACCGATCCCGAGCTCGCCGCGGCGACCCGTGTCGAGCTATTGGAACGGGTCAGGGCCGAGCGGGGGATGATCGCCACCGCCCACTTCGAGGAGCCTTTCACCAGGCTCCGCTGA
- a CDS encoding MFS transporter, which translates to MAMLFWATGVFAYVIAVFHRQSLGVSSIEAAARLDVGAAGLSILAMLQLLVYAAMQVPVGVFVDRLGSKRMLIAGATVMACGELVFALAEGLLPGIAGRALIGCGDAMTFISVIRLVSLHFPAHRNPVMVQLTGLIGQLGAIASAVPLIQSLHAYGWTPTFLGAAGLGVLSAFLLITLLRDSRPERTGEPPGLKAAWAEPGTRLGMWTHAATQCSAAAFLLLWGYPFLVQGQGLDPSTAGVLLSTLTLCGMACGPLLGYLAGRFPFHRSRMVLTVIGTTAAAWTAVLAWPGQAPLWLLVLLVVVLAANGPGSMIGFDYARTFNPAARIGAATGIVNGGGFVASMSVIALVGVILDLAGETGLDAFRWAFAVQYPIWALGAVQVLRYRGKARRLLLAAQTSA; encoded by the coding sequence ATGGCAATGCTGTTCTGGGCCACCGGTGTATTCGCCTACGTCATCGCGGTCTTCCACCGCCAGTCCCTCGGCGTCTCCAGCATCGAGGCCGCCGCCCGGCTCGACGTGGGCGCGGCAGGGCTCTCCATCCTGGCCATGCTGCAACTGCTGGTCTACGCGGCCATGCAGGTGCCCGTCGGCGTGTTCGTCGACCGGCTCGGCTCCAAGCGCATGCTCATCGCCGGAGCCACCGTGATGGCCTGCGGCGAACTCGTCTTCGCACTGGCCGAGGGGCTGCTGCCCGGGATAGCGGGACGGGCGCTGATCGGCTGCGGCGACGCGATGACGTTCATCAGCGTGATCCGGCTGGTCAGCCTCCACTTCCCCGCACACCGCAATCCGGTGATGGTCCAGCTCACCGGACTGATCGGGCAGCTGGGCGCGATCGCCTCCGCGGTCCCCCTGATCCAGTCCCTGCACGCCTACGGCTGGACGCCCACCTTCCTGGGCGCCGCCGGCCTGGGCGTGCTGTCGGCGTTCCTACTGATCACGTTGCTGCGGGACTCGCGCCCGGAGCGGACGGGAGAGCCTCCCGGGCTGAAGGCCGCCTGGGCCGAACCCGGCACCCGGCTGGGCATGTGGACCCACGCCGCCACCCAGTGCTCGGCCGCCGCGTTCCTGCTGCTGTGGGGCTATCCGTTCCTGGTCCAGGGGCAGGGGCTGGACCCCTCCACGGCGGGTGTGCTGCTGTCCACCCTGACCCTGTGCGGCATGGCGTGCGGACCGCTGCTCGGCTACCTCGCCGGACGGTTCCCGTTCCACCGCTCCCGGATGGTCCTCACCGTGATCGGCACCACCGCCGCGGCGTGGACCGCCGTGCTGGCCTGGCCCGGCCAGGCGCCGCTCTGGCTGCTCGTCCTGCTCGTGGTGGTGCTCGCGGCCAACGGCCCGGGGTCGATGATCGGCTTCGACTACGCCAGGACCTTCAACCCGGCCGCCCGGATCGGCGCGGCCACCGGCATCGTGAACGGCGGCGGCTTCGTCGCGTCCATGTCGGTGATCGCCCTGGTCGGGGTCATCCTCGACCTGGCCGGAGAGACCGGCCTGGACGCGTTCCGCTGGGCCTTCGCCGTGCAGTACCCCATCTGGGCGCTCGGCGCGGTCCAGGTCCTGCGCTACCGGGGCAAGGCGCGGCGCCTGCTCCTGGCCGCCCAGACGAGCGCCTGA
- a CDS encoding helix-turn-helix domain-containing protein, with amino-acid sequence MLHHSLMEPGAQSPRPAQETGTSDVGQRIRRLREERSISLSELARRAGVGKATLSGLENGTRNPTLETLWAVTAQLGVPLALVLGTDPVIRGTAVEGVLLQIFEDEAVTYELYRLVIPAGATQVSPAHHEGVTEHITVFAGTLVAGPRDAPLRAGPGEHLTWRSDVPHTYSAIGDQDVHASLLIRYPHR; translated from the coding sequence ATGCTGCACCATAGCCTCATGGAGCCCGGCGCACAAAGTCCTCGTCCCGCCCAGGAGACCGGCACATCGGACGTAGGTCAGCGAATCCGCAGGTTGAGGGAGGAACGGAGCATCTCACTCTCCGAACTCGCGCGGCGCGCGGGCGTCGGCAAGGCGACGCTCTCCGGGCTGGAGAACGGCACCCGCAACCCCACCCTGGAGACGCTCTGGGCGGTCACCGCCCAGCTCGGCGTGCCCCTGGCGCTGGTCCTGGGCACCGACCCCGTCATCCGGGGCACCGCCGTCGAGGGCGTGCTCCTCCAGATCTTCGAGGACGAGGCCGTCACCTACGAGCTCTACCGGCTGGTGATCCCCGCAGGGGCCACGCAGGTCTCCCCCGCCCATCACGAGGGCGTCACCGAGCACATCACGGTCTTCGCCGGGACGCTGGTCGCCGGCCCGCGCGACGCGCCCCTCCGGGCCGGGCCGGGTGAGCACCTCACCTGGCGCTCGGACGTCCCGCACACCTACTCGGCGATCGGCGACCAGGACGTCCACGCCAGCCTGCTCATCCGCTACCCACACCGCTGA
- a CDS encoding benzoate/H(+) symporter BenE family transporter, whose amino-acid sequence MTRLLQPVLAGVVTALVGFASSFAVVLAGLRAVGADQRQAASGLLALCLANGVLAIWLGLRRRMPITIAWSTPGAALLVTTGALDGGFPVAVGAFVVSGLLIAAAGLFPPLGRWIAAIPTPIASAMLAGVLLNLCIAPARALGEVPQMAGPVVLVWALLSRFASKWAIPGALLVAVVAIALTGPSLGAVDVRPVVELTAPAWSATAMISIALPLFLVTMASQNVPGMAVLAGYGYRPPLRGILVGTGLGSTLGAPLGGHAVNLAAITAALAAGPDADPDPGRRWIASVTAGGSMIILGVGSGLATALVLLSPPVLIEAVAGLALIGALASAITAAVARPEGREAAVVTFVVTASGLTLFGVGAAFWGLVAGGLMMLLQRRRVPPVSSEPEHGQARPAGDSGELSRQ is encoded by the coding sequence ATGACACGCCTTCTTCAGCCCGTGCTCGCGGGAGTGGTGACCGCGCTGGTCGGCTTTGCGAGCTCCTTCGCCGTGGTCCTGGCCGGGCTCCGGGCCGTGGGCGCCGACCAGCGGCAGGCGGCGTCCGGGCTGCTCGCGCTCTGTCTGGCCAACGGCGTGCTGGCGATCTGGCTGGGCCTGCGCCGGCGCATGCCGATCACCATCGCCTGGTCGACGCCGGGGGCGGCGCTGCTGGTCACGACCGGTGCCCTGGACGGCGGGTTCCCCGTCGCGGTCGGCGCGTTCGTGGTCTCCGGCCTGCTCATCGCCGCCGCGGGACTCTTCCCGCCGCTGGGGCGCTGGATCGCGGCCATTCCCACCCCGATCGCCTCCGCGATGCTCGCCGGAGTCCTGCTCAACCTGTGCATCGCACCGGCCCGAGCCCTCGGCGAGGTGCCGCAGATGGCCGGTCCCGTCGTGCTCGTCTGGGCGCTTCTCAGTCGTTTCGCCAGCAAGTGGGCGATCCCGGGTGCTCTCCTGGTCGCCGTCGTGGCCATCGCGCTGACCGGACCCAGCCTCGGGGCGGTGGACGTGCGCCCGGTGGTCGAGCTGACCGCCCCGGCCTGGAGCGCCACAGCCATGATCAGTATCGCGCTCCCGCTGTTCCTGGTCACCATGGCCTCGCAGAACGTGCCGGGCATGGCGGTCCTCGCCGGGTACGGCTACCGTCCCCCGCTGCGCGGCATTCTCGTCGGCACGGGTCTGGGCAGCACCCTCGGCGCGCCCCTGGGCGGGCACGCGGTGAACCTGGCGGCCATCACCGCGGCGCTGGCCGCCGGTCCGGACGCCGACCCCGACCCGGGCCGCCGCTGGATCGCCTCGGTCACCGCCGGAGGTTCGATGATCATCCTGGGCGTCGGCTCCGGGCTGGCCACCGCGCTGGTCCTGCTCTCCCCGCCCGTGCTGATCGAGGCCGTGGCGGGCCTTGCGCTGATCGGTGCGCTCGCCTCGGCGATCACCGCCGCCGTGGCCCGGCCCGAGGGCAGGGAAGCGGCGGTGGTCACCTTCGTGGTCACCGCGTCGGGGCTGACACTGTTCGGGGTGGGCGCGGCGTTCTGGGGGCTGGTGGCGGGAGGTCTCATGATGCTCCTGCAGCGCAGGAGGGTTCCCCCGGTCTCCTCTGAGCCGGAGCACGGGCAGGCCCGGCCCGCGGGCGACTCCGGGGAGCTCAGCCGGCAGTGA
- a CDS encoding FAD-dependent oxidoreductase, producing the protein MDVVVIGAGQAGLSSAYFLSRAGLDFVVLDRSPRPGGAWQFRWPSLTLGATHRVHDLPGLPMGVADTTRPSSEVVSEYFAAYERTFDLPMRRPVAVRAVREGEGGRLLVETTAGDWSARALVNATGTWDRPFWPRYPGQETFLGRQLHTADYVTREEFAGRHVVVVGAGASAVQLLMEIAEITTTTWVTRRPPVFREGPFDEGAARAAVARVDARVRAGLPPGSVVGATGYPMTPQVRAAMAAGVLDRLPMFDRIVPEGVVWDDAVGQRRLVTADVILWATGFRPVVTHLAPLRLREPGGGIRVEDTRAVLDPRVHLVGYGPSASTIGANRAGRTAVQHIRRLLGEPVAA; encoded by the coding sequence ATCGACGTCGTGGTCATCGGTGCGGGACAGGCCGGACTGTCCAGCGCCTACTTCCTGAGCAGGGCCGGGCTTGATTTCGTGGTTCTCGACCGCTCTCCGCGTCCCGGCGGCGCATGGCAGTTCCGCTGGCCCTCCCTGACCCTCGGCGCCACGCACCGCGTGCACGACCTCCCCGGCCTGCCGATGGGTGTGGCCGACACGACCCGGCCGTCGTCGGAGGTCGTCTCCGAATACTTCGCCGCCTACGAGCGGACCTTCGACCTGCCGATGCGCCGCCCGGTCGCGGTGCGAGCGGTCCGGGAGGGTGAGGGCGGGCGGCTGCTGGTGGAGACCACGGCCGGTGACTGGTCGGCCCGCGCGCTGGTCAACGCCACCGGCACCTGGGACCGCCCCTTCTGGCCGCGCTATCCGGGGCAGGAGACGTTCCTCGGCCGGCAGCTCCACACCGCCGACTACGTCACCCGGGAGGAGTTCGCCGGCAGGCACGTCGTGGTGGTCGGGGCGGGGGCCTCGGCCGTCCAGCTCCTGATGGAGATCGCCGAGATCACCACAACCACCTGGGTGACCCGCCGTCCTCCCGTCTTCCGTGAGGGTCCGTTCGACGAGGGGGCGGCCCGCGCGGCCGTCGCCCGGGTCGACGCCCGCGTCCGCGCGGGGCTCCCGCCGGGCAGCGTGGTCGGAGCCACCGGCTACCCGATGACGCCGCAGGTCAGGGCGGCCATGGCGGCCGGAGTCCTGGACCGTCTGCCGATGTTCGATCGGATCGTTCCCGAGGGGGTCGTCTGGGATGACGCCGTCGGGCAGAGGCGCCTGGTCACGGCCGACGTGATCCTGTGGGCGACCGGGTTCCGGCCGGTCGTCACCCACCTGGCCCCGCTGCGCCTGCGCGAGCCGGGCGGCGGCATCCGGGTCGAGGACACCCGGGCGGTCCTGGACCCCCGCGTCCATCTGGTCGGTTACGGCCCCTCGGCCAGCACCATCGGGGCCAACCGCGCGGGCCGTACCGCCGTCCAGCACATCCGCCGGCTCCTCGGCGAGCCCGTCGCGGCGTAG
- a CDS encoding matrixin family metalloprotease, with amino-acid sequence MPQTPHSESGTRGLLLAPLAALLTFVMFLALTPPASANTFGWSYLHPSGCCSQADNRDHYYNYSSLTSYMKVAGNYAMIHLDSQTDMATHYDSSPDIHTDVEMFDQYYDDYWGLDWDGSSTGKNLHARAECVRIISPGLINGWWKCDQYEIRFDLADMSGFSENERKKTACHEVGHSVGLGHSSESNSCMKTGRSTVRSYTSHDVAHINGRF; translated from the coding sequence GTGCCCCAAACCCCCCACAGCGAATCGGGAACCCGAGGCCTGCTCCTGGCCCCGCTCGCGGCCCTGCTCACGTTCGTCATGTTCCTCGCGCTCACCCCGCCGGCGAGCGCCAACACCTTCGGGTGGTCGTACCTGCATCCGTCGGGGTGCTGCTCACAGGCGGACAACAGGGACCACTACTACAACTACTCGTCGCTGACCTCGTACATGAAGGTCGCCGGCAACTACGCCATGATCCACCTGGACTCCCAGACCGACATGGCCACGCACTACGACTCCTCCCCCGACATCCACACCGACGTGGAGATGTTCGACCAGTACTACGACGACTACTGGGGCCTGGACTGGGACGGGTCGAGCACCGGCAAGAACCTCCACGCCCGTGCCGAGTGCGTACGGATCATCAGCCCGGGGCTCATCAACGGCTGGTGGAAGTGCGACCAGTACGAGATCCGCTTCGATCTGGCCGACATGAGCGGTTTCTCGGAGAACGAGCGCAAGAAGACGGCCTGCCACGAGGTCGGGCACAGCGTCGGGCTCGGCCACTCCTCCGAAAGCAACTCCTGCATGAAGACGGGCCGCTCCACCGTGCGCAGCTACACCTCGCACGACGTCGCGCACATCAACGGCCGATTCTGA
- a CDS encoding CU044_5270 family protein, producing MNEIELLKSLRDEVPAQSDLRAEEHRLLAEIRAGSSVPRRRPARPAPRLHWGLALAGAGALAATAVLVPQLVGTAEPGSRPSAVRPPSAALVLENAALVATRTKAVDIRLDQWFYIKESQHMAGGDLPTFELWSRLDGRKDALRVDGRLKLGNGEPRARTNPARTQREVEDLPADPDALLEHFRDLKEERAPLSICQPGCPEGTEADVRAFGAIGWYMKYGPLIPPDTSAAMYRALAKIPNVTIEENATDGDGRKGIGVVLDVGEAGKGYYILDPGDYHYLGTKVVRDGETSAMSVLDSGIVDGPGQTP from the coding sequence ATGAACGAGATCGAGCTCCTCAAGAGTCTGCGAGACGAGGTTCCGGCACAGTCCGATCTGCGGGCCGAAGAGCATCGGCTGCTCGCCGAGATCCGGGCGGGTTCGTCCGTGCCCCGCCGACGCCCGGCGCGGCCCGCGCCCCGCCTGCACTGGGGTCTTGCCCTGGCCGGAGCCGGAGCCCTCGCCGCCACCGCCGTGCTCGTGCCCCAGCTCGTGGGGACCGCAGAACCGGGGAGCCGGCCGTCCGCGGTGCGGCCGCCCAGCGCGGCGCTGGTGCTGGAGAACGCCGCGCTCGTCGCCACCCGGACCAAGGCCGTCGACATCCGCCTGGACCAGTGGTTCTACATCAAGGAATCACAGCACATGGCGGGGGGTGACCTCCCGACGTTCGAGCTTTGGAGCCGGCTGGACGGACGCAAGGACGCCCTCCGCGTCGACGGCAGGCTGAAGCTCGGCAACGGCGAGCCGAGGGCGCGGACCAACCCCGCTCGGACACAGCGGGAGGTGGAGGACCTCCCCGCGGATCCGGACGCGCTGCTGGAGCACTTCCGCGATCTCAAGGAGGAGCGGGCACCGCTGTCGATCTGCCAGCCCGGCTGCCCGGAGGGAACCGAAGCGGACGTCAGGGCCTTCGGGGCGATCGGGTGGTACATGAAGTACGGGCCCCTGATCCCTCCGGACACGTCCGCGGCGATGTACCGCGCCCTGGCGAAGATCCCGAATGTCACGATCGAGGAGAACGCCACGGACGGGGACGGGCGGAAGGGCATCGGCGTCGTTCTCGATGTGGGGGAGGCCGGCAAGGGCTACTACATCCTCGACCCCGGGGACTACCACTACCTCGGTACGAAGGTCGTGCGGGACGGTGAGACCTCCGCCATGTCCGTGCTGGACTCCGGGATCGTCGACGGGCCCGGCCAGACACCCTGA
- a CDS encoding RNA polymerase sigma factor, translating into MRQKSRTDAPPRPAGVETADDATVIERSRHEPERFATLFTRHAPALKRYVIRRLGLDPAEDIVAETFATAFQHRESYDLAYGDARPWLYGIATNLIGRHRRREIGLYRALSRTGADSVIEPFTDEVDQRVAAGGARRRLAAALAGLPRGHRDTLLLVTWTDLTYEQAAQALGVPVGTVRSRVNRARSKLRRVLGDIDPTATDEGTDR; encoded by the coding sequence ATGCGACAGAAGAGCCGGACGGACGCACCGCCTCGGCCCGCGGGCGTGGAGACGGCCGACGACGCCACGGTGATCGAACGATCCCGGCATGAGCCTGAACGATTCGCCACGCTGTTCACCCGCCACGCACCGGCGCTCAAGCGCTACGTCATCAGGCGGCTGGGCCTGGATCCCGCCGAGGACATCGTCGCCGAGACCTTCGCGACGGCATTCCAGCACCGGGAGTCCTACGACCTGGCCTACGGCGACGCGCGGCCATGGCTGTACGGCATCGCCACCAACCTCATCGGGCGGCACCGCCGCCGCGAGATCGGCCTGTATCGGGCACTGAGCCGCACGGGGGCGGACTCGGTGATCGAGCCGTTCACCGATGAGGTCGATCAGAGGGTGGCCGCGGGCGGAGCGCGGCGCCGGCTCGCCGCGGCGCTGGCGGGACTGCCCCGGGGACACCGGGACACGTTGCTGCTGGTGACGTGGACAGACCTCACGTACGAGCAGGCCGCCCAGGCACTCGGTGTTCCGGTGGGGACGGTGCGTTCGCGGGTCAATCGGGCTCGAAGCAAGCTACGCCGGGTGCTCGGTGACATCGATCCGACCGCCACAGACGAAGGAACGGACAGATGA